In Sesamum indicum cultivar Zhongzhi No. 13 unplaced genomic scaffold, S_indicum_v1.0 scaffold00057, whole genome shotgun sequence, one DNA window encodes the following:
- the LOC105178784 gene encoding bicyclogermacrene synthase-like, with protein MIRLENSASFQASDLLCEICVDEEKELQRQKELVKRVLVRVPHHSSHKLELIDSIQRLGVSYHFEEEIGKSLQYMHDTYLECCNKDNDLRTVALRFRLLRQQGYRVSCDMFNKFIDAQGNFKESIMKDVEGILELYEAAYFEVDEEDVLDKALHFSSSHLESLAPDITSSRSALVNEALKLPIRKNLTRLGTKKFISVYQEDESHNQILLNFAKLDFNIVQKIH; from the exons atgATCCGGCTCGAAAACTCAGCTTCTTTCCAAGCCAGCGATCTGCTCTGC GAAATCTGTGTTGATGAAGAGAAAGAACTTCAAAGACAAAAAGAACTGGTGAAGAGAGTGCTGGTCCGAGTGCCTCATCATTCATCTCACAAATTAGAACTAATTGACTCAATTCAACGCCTTGGTGTGAGCTATcattttgaagaagaaatcgGCAAATCCTTACAGTACATGCATGACACTTACTTAGAGTGCTGTAACAAGGACAATGATCTTCGTACTGTTGCTCTTCGTTTTCGTTTACTTAGACAACAAGGTTACCGTGTGTCCTGTG ACATGTTCAACAAATTCATAGATGCTCAAGGAAATTTTAAAGAGTCGATAATGAAAGATGTGGAAGGAATTTTAGAGTTATATGAAGCAGCATATTTTGAAGTGGACGAGGAGGACGTTCTTGACAAAGCACTGCACTTCTCTTCCTCTCATCTCGAGTCATTGGCGCCCGACATAACCAGCTCTCGTTCTGCACTAGTTAACGAAGCCCTCAAGCTCCCTATTCGCAAGAATTTGACCAGATTGGGaaccaaaaaattcatttctgTGTATCAAGAAGATGAATCACACAAccaaatattattgaattttgcgAAATTGGACTTCAATATAGTACAGAAAATACACTAG